GGCAGGGGAAGATGGTGTACCTTTTTGCCCATAAAGCACTCCCTCCCAGACACGCATTGATCCCAAAGCTGTGTGATGGAGAGCTCGATCAATGGGTTTATTTTGGGAAACGAGCGGAGGATTGTCCGAGTATGCTTTGATATAGTATTCTCGGGATAAACAATGACGCCAACTTGAAATCTGTAATCTTATTAAGACTAAATTTtacagtatgatttttttttttacataactcTTAACTAACCAATGTAATGGAAAATGTTTACCACTTAGGATGCTTATTCTTGCCATTATTCATTATGTGTAGTAtttgtaattgtaaaaaaaaagtacttaaactTAAATCTTAGCAGCAACTATTCTCACACTGATTAAACACTAGATTTATTTACACTATACGTTTGGAAGTACTGAATTGGAATGTTTTGTGCTCTTTTGTATGAAGTAATAAAgtactcttttatttttttctactattaGACTCAGTGTCAACAGGCTCAGTATTTCGTCGGAGCACCACGTTGAACATGCAGACCCCCCAGCTGAACACCCCCGAGGACACCTCGTGCACCCACATCCTGGTCTTCCCCACCTCTGCCTTTGTCCAAGTTGCCAGCTCCAATTACACTAACATCGACACCAACATCGATATTCTGAACGCCACCACAGGTCAGAAGCAATTTGCCTTTTTCCGGAATTCTCAATTGCACATTTGAAAGTTTTAGCGTAGCACGGTCGTTAGACATCAATTCCAAtcaaattttatttgttttctactCAGACGGATCTGACGGAATGGACCTCTTCGATCTGCTGGACCCTGAGAACGAGTTGGTGGATCCTGACATCATAAACATCTCACCCAATACGTCACCGGTGCATTCTCCAGGATCCCACTACCACCACGGGGGTGACGATAGTAAGGTAAGAGCTTGGATCTTTGTTTTCTCCTTTTGAATAACAGGAATTCCTCCGTTTATGATAGAATTCCGTTCCTACAATGGTCACCAAATTCATAATTAGTTTGGAATGTGCCAAAGTCACGTAAGTCCACATTACATATAAAGTCTGGTAGGTCAGGTGAAATTATAGGGAATAACTGACATGTTTCTATGCCCATGAAAAGTCATTGTCACATATCAGCTTGTTGGAAAATCATTGCATATGTGCATTTTCGCAGGGCCAGAGTGCAGACCGCATGGAGTCTCGTGAAGAGGCGCCAAACCTCCTACAACAACCCCTCGCACTCGGCTACTTTGTGTCCACGGCCAAAGCCGGCCCACTGCCTGACTGGTTCTGGTCAGCCTGTCCGCAGGCTCAGAACCAGTGTCCGCTCTTCCTCAAGGTATCCGTGCCTTTCTATACGTTGCTATTTGATTTCCTTGACTTTATTTGAATGCTCACTCTGCCCCATCACACTCCTCTCTTACCTATCATCTTTAAGATATTTGTTCCAAGGGTTAATGACTTTGTTTGacaccagtcttttgtttttctgctACTTCTCAGGCCTCTTTGCACCTCCATGTGTCTTCAGTGCAGTCAGATGAGTTACTGCACAGTAAACACTCGCATCCTCTTGACTCTAATCAGACCTCAGATGTACTCAGGTAAATACTGACCAGATACATGATGATGGATTTGTACTGTAGTGTTCTTGACAGGTCAACAGTGGTGGGAAGTACACATGTTTTTTCAGTAAGGTATTGCTTTACTTGAGTATTAATTATGTTACAATAGTGGCGTATGTTGTAAATGTATCTGTCGAATGTAAAGAAACATGAGTCTTATTTCTGTTGTCTTTGCTCTTTGATTGAAGACTACAgaaattatatttgtatttgacTTTAGTGGCAATTAAGAGCCAGCAAAATAAAGTGGCAGGCCGGGCACCAATGATGCATGCgaataaaaatatagatttttaattTCTGTTCTTATTTTAAACTTTTACATTAGCATAGTAGTTGAACTCTACCTTTTTTTAAGTATACTCTTTAAAATTCTACTGGGTGTACGTCGGCTATTTTTAGGACCTCGGATTCTTGCGTTGCAAAAACAAGTAAAACAGGAACTGAACATTCAGTGCCGAGTACTTTTTGTGACGACGATCATTTGAGAACTTGAAACTTGCACTTTCCACGACAAAATCTTAACCGCTCTTGTTTTCCCCGAAAGATTTGTGCTGGAACAGTACAACGCCCTCTCCTGGCTCACATGTGACCCAGCCACACAGGACCGACGATCATGCCTGCCCATCCACTTTGTAGTGCTCAACCAGATGTACAACTTCATCACCAATATGTTGTAGCCactcaagaagaaaaaaaaatgtaccggAACACAGTGTTGCTTGATGCTTATCCTCTTTGTGCAAAAGACATGCACAAATAGAGGAtggaattgcaaaaaaaataacaaaaacaaacaaaaaaatacctgaAGACCCGAGAAAATGAacgtgagagagtgagagatgcTTACCGTGTTGATTGTTAACGCGGCGCTACACGCACTGAACAGTCTGTATttggaaaacaaatgtttatCGATATAGCGACAAAGGGACGTATTTGATAGAGGAAATACTTTTAGAATGGATTTTCCAAGtggaaattctttttttttattcctttggaTGAAATTGTatccaaacaaaaaagcctGCGTCTATCTTATTTATTGtaagtttttaaatgtattatttcttAACCTTTTTTAtaaggaaatatatataaatggagaAGGTTTATATAACATCTTCTTGCTTTAAAGCAATTGTGTAAAGTATATGTTATCATCGTACTTAAAACGAAGACACTATTGCAgataaaaaggaaagaaagtcCCAGTTAGGTGACTTTcagagtattatttttttgtaatggagAAAGACTATTTGTATTGTCACAATGTACAGAGAAAAAGTGGAGAAATATGACTTACAGCAAAGCTGTAGCGACATAGGAATTGTACAGCAATGAACTTCACTGTTCTAATAAAGAGGTACATTGTTGTATAGAATATTTTATACCATGCATTTAGACACAACAAAACTGCTATCTATATAGATAATTATATATATGAATGCCATGCCAGCAGTTGATGCCGTGGCTTCTGTTTTAggaataaaatgtgtccaaatatTTGCTCCTGCTTGTTGCATTGATTGTTTTGATAAAGAAATGTTTATATTACTTGGGCTTGTTATACAATCAAattggttaaaatgtaaaacacatcagtctttttttaatgcaaaatacaTAAAAGTGTATGATATGAATGAATACTTGATTTTACACGTTTTATATTTATGATCCATGAAAAAGACATGATGCTGGCTGTCATAatacaaacaaaagcaaatgtgCATTAGGGCATCCATCAAACTGTATCATCTTTGAGACGGAGTTTCATCAGCGGTGCAATGCCATCTCTTCCCGGCGTGATGCCTTACTTATTGCCGTCATTTTATGGTTAATCAAATTCTCCCCGAGTGGAGATGCCATCACTTTTGTATACTTGCTTATGTGGAAAATGATATATTTGAATACATTTCAGGAAACGTGTGGATGAATGCTAAGGACGTTGGCTGATTTAGCGCTCTTCTTTTGCGGCTTTGGTGCTCATTCAAGTCCGAGGTCTGCAGGCCTTTGACCTGAAAGTTTAGACCACTGTGCCGCAATCATTGAGGTAAGCCCAttgttattacattttttatagcgtCTTAGTTTGTTAGTATGCTTAGCGAACGAGTTATGTGTTGGATCTGTCTTTATTTGGAGCGATCTGCCTTAGCTGGCTAACATGTAGCATTGCTAAGCTCCACCAAAAGTGACACAAATCGTGTGATATGTGCCATAAACTAATGCAACTTGAATGGATCCCATGCTAAACATGTTGGGTTGTTTTACCACTGTGGATTTTATATTCTGATCttaaatatgcatgttttggagcaTGCTTTGTGTATGAATTAGCACGAGGCGAACTGTTGTTGTTAGCGACTGGGATatgaaaccaaaacaaaaggCTATTAAACCTTATTGCCTTAACATTAAAACCCGATGCGTTCACTTAAGATCGAGACTCTTGTTCAATAAGTGATCCGATGTTTATATGATCTACTCAACTGACTTGATGAGAGCTACTCAAGCTACTTTTGACAGTTCATGTGATTGACAATATTTATGAATGAACATGAAATCCACTTTGCAAATGAATCCAAAAACTTCTATGATGTACTTTCAGAGATGGCTGACAGTGCTGGGCTGCAGTTTGTCAGCCCTTATGCATTTGAGGCAATGCAAAAGGTGGATGTGCAGCGCCTTGCAGCATTAAGTGACCCAGAGTTAAGGTTACTGCTTCCATGTTTGGTGAGGATGGCTCTTTGTGCCCCGGCTGACCAAAGCCCAGCTTGGGCAGAAGACAAGAAACTCATCCTCCGGCTGCTCTCTGGAGTGGAAGCTGTCAACTCCATTGTAGCACTTTTGTCTGTTGATTTCCACGCCTTGGAACAAGATGCCAGGAAGGAGCAGCAGCTGAGGTACAACTGAGCCAACCTTTTGGTGCCCAATTTGTAGCGATAGGATGGAAATAAGTGAGCTTGTTGTTAAActatcccttttttttaatgacaaggCATAAGGCTGGGGGTTCCaatgtggagagcatcctggtcTCGCAGCTGCAGCATGGTCTTACCTTGGAGTTTGAGCACAGTGATCCTCTCAGGAGACTCCGCCTGACCCTCAGTGAGCTTTTGGCAATCATGAGTAAGGTAAGGTTATCATCCCTAACAAAAGAACTTGTTATAAGTATGttttggaaatcattcattcatttcttcattttaatattagcCTTtgtgcatctgttttttttcaggtggcTGATTCAAATGGTGAATTTTTTCTAAAGTCATCAGAACTCTTTGAAAGCCCAGTTTATTTGGAAGAAGTTGCAGATGTGCTTTGCATTCTACAAGCAGGTATGAATCTGTTTGGAATTCTGCACATGGCAATCATACATTATGgaacaaactttaaaaaaaaacggaatcacATGCTGTATTCACACAGTATTGCTTAGAATCCCAGAAATCTGAAGACAAAAATGTATTCCCACTTTGCAGGAATGTGTTTTGAGCttttcatatttcaatattaaaaaaaaaaaaaacatcaactctATATATTGTCACTCAAGGCCACTGAGGGACATTGACAGATTAGTTATGAAGCAACTACTCTGATATATTGTCTTAGATGCCAAAATACAAACTGCTGCCCGGTGGTCTAGGGGGCAAGGCTATTGTGGAACATGTCTTTAATCAACATCTCTGTACAAAGCTGCATtcatcattatatattttttttagaagacaGTGATATGTTGTTGGGGTGATGTTTTTGGACAAGGAATCAATTTGGCATCCCTCTATATTGTATTGGATATGTATATGATCAGTATGtcacacatttttacacagcCCAGACAgcatcattcattttgtgaactgCATATTTGTTGTTGTCTCGAAACAGAACTTCCTTCCCTGTTGCCAATTGTGGATGTGGCAGAAGCTTTGCTGCATGTTCGCAATGGAGATTGGTTTATGTGTCTCCTGGTTGCCAATGTGCCTGACAGCTTCAGTGAAGGTCAGTCTTCCATACATTTCTGCTAGAAAAAGAATGACATTTCTAACTGACAGTACCAGATTTGTATAGAATCCCATTCAAGTTACATTTCCTTCTATTTTCATTGGGTTAGTAAAGAGTTAGTCATTTAGTCAGTGAGCCAGACAAAATAACACCAATAATACTAATCAAAAGAAACCTGTTTGTTTTGGCAGTGTGCCGAGGTTTGATCAAAAATGGCGAACGTCAGGATGAGGAAAGCGTCGGCGGTCGACGCCGGACAGAAGCCCTGCGGCAGCTGTGTCAGATGAATCCCTCGCAAGCTCTCAATATACGTGCTATGGTGGTCAGTGGGCACACATTTTAGAGTAGCACAATATTTTGATACCTACATCAAAGAATTTAAttgtttgtttcaaatttgtatttttcttaggTGGAGGAATGTCATCTTCCAGGTTTGGGGGTGGCACTGACTCTGGATTACAAACCAGACACTGCGGACGAAGCGGTCAGCCCATTAGTTTCCTATGTTAGCGGTTTATTGCTTGGCACCAATGGCAAAGTCCGTACCTGGTTCAGCATGTTTATCCGCAATGGACAACAGGTGAGTTCTTTTAGAAGTGGTCATTTGGAACTTAGCAGGGCCCGAAGTGATCAATTTTGAGTGAAAGATGACACTAGTTACACCCATGTGGTTTCTCCTCAACCCCTGCCATTCTTCTCTCTTTTTAGAGGAAGAGAGAAAGCAGCTCAGTCCTATGGCAGATGCGCAGGCAGCTCCTGTTGGAGTTAGTGGCTATCCTGCCTCGCTCGCGCAGCACCCACGTACCCAACGATGGCGACGTGGACGACCAAGGCGGCTCGGGCTATTCAGGCCTCCGAGAAGAGCATGTGGTGAAGGCAAGTGCACTGCTCAGACTCTACTGCGCTCTCATGGGCATCGCTGGTCTCAGGTGAGTCACAGGAGATGCAGTCATAACTTATATTTTCTGTTGAAATGACTGTGGGAACCCGCTAATTGTCGTCCTGACGCAGACCAACAGATGAGGAGGCAGAGCAGCTTCTGCAGCTGATGACGAGTCGACCTCCAGCCACTCCTGCCGGTGTTCGTTTTGTCTCCTTGTCTTTCTGCAAACTCTTGGCCTTCCCTACGTTGGTCAGGTACAATGTGTTCTCTTGACTTATTTCATGCAATGGCCTGCAGGTGTTTGTTACATTCTCTTCTTGTATGACTCCAGCACACCGGAGCAGGAGCAGCTCATGGTCATGTGGCTCAGCTGGATGATCAAAGAGGAGGAATATTTTGAGAGGTAAGATGCtttggaaaatgcattttaaccAACAGCAAGGTGATGTTGCACTTTTGGGGTCTATATTTTACAATTGTATCGGGTGGCACTGTGCTTGCCTCACACTTTTTAGAGCAAGTGTTGAATCCCGAGTTGGAATAGGACCGGGTTCTCATCCCATATATCTGTGTTCTTCCTCTTACAGTGCTGCAGGTGTATCCGCCTCTTTTGGAGAGATGCTACTACTGGTGGCCATGTATTTCCATAGCAACCAGCTCAGCTCCATTATTGAGTTGGTGTGCTCTACTTTGGGAATGAAGGTAATATTAGATTGGATAATGACAGcgtgtttttttcctctattaAATATGATCACTGTATAATACTTGTACTGTTACTTACATTTTTTCACCTTTAGTAAATTTACCACTTTTTATATTCTGCCACTCCAGATTGCCATCAAACCAAGTTCCCTAAGCAAGATGAAGACCATTTTCACACAAGAGATCTTCACAGAACAGGTGCCTTTATATGTTTATGGAGGAACAGTCTAGTTTTGGAATTCCCTTTTTATTGGAGttagaaacatatttttgaagggATATTCTTATTGTTTCATTGAGCACATCTGTTTTGTGTTCAGGTGGTCACAGCTCATGCAGTGAGGGTTGCCGTGACCAACAACTTAAGCGCCAACATCACAGGATTCCTCCCCATTCACTGTATCTACCAATTGCTCCGAAGCCGAGCCTTTACCAAGCACAAAGTCTCCATTAAGGTAGCCATTTTGCCAGACATTCACTTCTCCTGTGTTGAAAACATCCACACCCCCTGATGTTATCTCTCTGCACAAAGGACTGGATCTATCGTCAGCTGTGCGAGACCGACACCCCCATCCACACCCAGCTAATACCTCTGGTTGATGTATACATCAACTCAATCCTCACTCCAGCATCTAAAGCCAACTCTGAGGCCACCAACCAACCAATAACAGAGCAAGAAATCCTCAGTGTTTATCAAGTCTCCTCTGTTGTAAggcattattactactacattCATTTAGAAGAATACTATTATCTTGTTAGTATTCTATACATGACCTCTCTTCAAAGGAAATGTTTCTTGCTTGTGAAGAGAGTCTAAAAaggattgtttttctttcagcaaGGAGACAACAGTCGAAGTGGACGCCAGCATAACTCCATCACAACCCAACTTCTTATTCTCTACTACATCTTGTCCTATGAGGAAAACCTGCTGGCTAGTACTAAACAATTGGGTAtgcaaacattgatttttttgcatgtataaTCCATATTCTCTTTGTCCTGCATGTTCTCACATAAGCTTTACACTTCATCCTTTCCAGCTTTAATGCAGAAGAAGCCCAAGTCATATTCAGCAGCACTCATGGATAAGATCCCCATTAAGTACTTGGTTACGCAAGCCCAGGGGTTGCAACAAGAGCTTGGAGGTGATGTTACACAATATTCTAttaaaatattcagatttttaaatgtcttgtgGTGTCTTTTTCTGTTGGCAGGTTTACACTCTGCCTTGTTGAGATTGCTAGCTATCAACTACCCTCACTTATGTCTTGTTGAAGACTGGGTGGGTGAAGAAGAGGTAACTGGTACTCTTCCGCTTCTGAGGAAAATGATGCTCCCCAGTAACACCTGCAGATACACTCAGAGCCAACTCCATCAAGGTGggtacacatttaaaaaaaaatcagagtcaAACCTCATCACAAGAATTAACATAACAGTCAATTTGACCAAATAACCACATTATAAATGAGATTCTTAGTTATAATTTAGTCCGTCCTTTTGTTCTCTTTATGACCAGCCTTCCAGAAGTTACCATCCAGCAGTCCGAGGGTGATGCGAATCCTGGAGCAGTTAACGCTTCTCCCACCGGGTGACCTCATCCCTTATTCAGAGTCCATCACTGCCAGCATGGCTTTACTTCTGGAACCTGCTGTGCCTCGCCGCGTTTTGCAGATCCTCAACAAGCTCTGGATGGGCCTTAACACTGTGATGCCCCGCAGGTAGACTATGCCAATTCAACTCCCATTTTCAAGACAATACATATCGTTTGATTTAATCCGCTGACTAAAGAAACTGCGCAATCTATTCACACATAGTGAAATACACCAGCCTTATTTGGGCTAGGGATAAAcaattttctgaaaaatacaAACCTATGCACGACAGCAGCATTTGATATGCAAGAAACCACCTCGGCAAATGGAAAGCAATCATGCGTTTCTCATGCACTTGTGGGCACACTTCcaagtcattcattttatgataaGAACCCCTTCAATTCCTggcctcatctcatctcaaaATCCATTGAGTTCCTTAAAATGTCAGCTAGTTTTTAATCATACTAgcacattttttcttaaataactCAAGTGTCCGTAAGGATAGTTGTGATGTTGTTTCAGGGAAAGGTTATCAGCCACTCTTCAGTCTATGGCCTTTCTGTGTTAAGTTGCTGTTAGACACAGTAAGTGGATTAGAGCAAGACCTGTGCAGCTAGAGTTGTTGCACCCTTAACCCCAAGCTGCTTACTCTGGGATGATTGTGTGAACCAGACCAGAGGTAGTGGGCCAGACAAGTCGTGTCGGCCCTCATCCAAAGCTCGAGACAGAAGAGGGTCACTCTCCGTGACCTCCAGGTTGACAGGAGCACTGTTACAAAGCTCCGAGCAGACATTCTATTGATCGCAGTAGGCCTCAGTGGGACCAGAGAGGAATTTTACTGAAAGGGGGAGTCAGAGACAGCTATCCGCTTCTCAAACCGCTGAATGACGGCTATGGTTATTTCAGAGGGAACCCATGCCAGACTTAGTATTTTAAGATTGTGTTCACCCAATTGATTAATCCTTGAGAGACAATGAACTGATTTTTGGGCGAGGCCCTAAATAGCAAATAATGTCTTTTTCCATATGTTTTTAAGGGGGAATACTGTAGTAATTGTCTTCTTCTATGTAAAACAAACTGGAAAACTGTGTTTGCATTGCAGATTGTGGGTGATGACAGTCAACGCCCTCCAACCTTCTGCAAAGCTGCTCAGGCAGCAGACGTATACTCAGAACGACCTCATGGTGGATCCTCTCATTGTTCTACGCTGTGATCACAGGGTCTACAGGTACCACAGCAAATATTGAATATCACCAAGCAGTGGTTCCTATTATTTACCATTACTTCTCTACTGGTCGATTTTGTCAATGATCATTACCTAATTTAACCATTTAAAGCTGATCTTTGGAATTTCGAAGTAAACATTCATTTATAAGTCTTTTAAAATCCTTTTAACATCCTAATTCTATTTTGATTCCTTTCTCTTTAGATGTCCTCCTTTAATGGACATTGTCCTTCACATGCTGAATGGCTATTTATTAGCCTCCAAAGCCTACCTGCACAGCCATTTGAAGGAGACTGCAGATTTTGATAGACAGAGCCAGACAGTCTCGAACCTCGGGGTACCTGGACAGCCAGATACACCGGAGGTCACCAGGGAAGAGCTGAAGAATGCCCTTTTAGCTGCCCAGGTAACATCCCATTGCAATTCAATGTAACTGTCTTATTTTACCAGATGCTTCCTCCCAATTGTAGGATAGTGCAGCTGTCCAGATTCTTCTGGAGGTGTGTTTGCAAACCTCCGAGGAACAGCGGCTGGGACGCAACGCCGACAGTCTTCTGAAGGGCATCGGGGGGCCCGTGCCGGTGAAGACAGAACAAAGAAGTCTGCCGCCAGGAGGTGAAGGGGAGCTGAGGGACGCGGAGCCGGAGGGGGGCTTGCTCAGTGATTTGAGGGAGGTTCAGTGTCTCATCTGTTGCCTCCTACATCAGATGTTCATTGCTGACCCCAATATAGCCAAACTAGTCCACTTTCAGGTAAGAAGAATATATGTGGTGTAACTTTAGCGACCAAAAAAGTTATCAGTCTGTCAGATCTGGACTGCTTCATCATTTGTGTCgccaattttaaaatgtttcacaTTCCTCCAAAGGATTAGAAATCATTAGCGTTGACCCAGTTTGTCATCATAGTTTCCAGCAGCATCCGTCAGTTGCCACTGTTCTCCCAGAAGTAGCAGATGCTCATATGCTAGATAATGTTGAAGTGTAAAAACTGGCATGGGCACTTAGTTCAGACCCTGCACCATTTCTATATCAACTCTTTTTAATTCACCAGAGTTCCCAATTGCATTCAAATGAGTCTTACTTTTACCAACGTGATCTCTTTCAGGGTTATCCTCAAGCTCTGCTGCCCTTAACAGTGTCCGGCATCCCTTCCATGCATATCTGTCTGGACTTTATCCCAGAACTCCTGGCCCAGCCCCAACTAGAGAAGCAGGTTAGAAACTGCCCACCCAGTTTGTGTTACATCATTTGTGCTTTCACGTTGGCTCCATTTTCGTAAATATTGGGCTTTATTCaactttttagatttttgccATCCAGTTGCTGTCCTACCTGTGTATCCAGTACGCACTTCCCAAGTCACTGAGTGTGGCCAGGTTGACTGTCAGCGTCATGGGCACACTTCTCACAGGTCTGACATATTTCCGCAATGGCTTTTTCCTAAATACATGTTGCTACCACCACCTGGCCATTGTCTGTCAGTGCAAGTGATCTGGAGTTGttcagtcttttgtttttttttttcctcccgctTCAGTGCTGACTCGTGCCAAGCGCTATGCATTCTTCATGCCCACGCTGCCGTGCCTGGTGGCCTTCTGTCAGGCCTTCCCTCCCCTTTATGAAGATGTGACAGCCCTGCTGGTGCAAGTGGGGCAGGTTTGTGCCTCGGATGTGTCCACCAAAGCACGGGCCGTTGACCCTCTCATCGCTCGTAAGTCTTTTTTGGTGTCAATAGTGAATAAGGCATTAAATAAGTTATAAGAAATCTATAGTGACCCTCAGATGAATGCTCTTTTGTCACATTGTGTGTTTTTACCACAAAGCAGTCTATATATTACACACTTGACTTCAtggatggcacttgtttcctttttttattttgcttagGTTTGCAGTATTTAAAGGAGAAGCCACAAGCTGCTTCGGTAGAAGCTTCCACCAAATTAGTTTTACCCCAAAGGACAGCAGAGGAACTCGGAGGATCCGACACGGATGTTCAGATTTGTTACTGTGTCGAAGCAACGTTCATGGACATCATCA
This portion of the Stigmatopora nigra isolate UIUO_SnigA chromosome 19, RoL_Snig_1.1, whole genome shotgun sequence genome encodes:
- the ints2 gene encoding integrator complex subunit 2 translates to MADSAGLQFVSPYAFEAMQKVDVQRLAALSDPELRLLLPCLVRMALCAPADQSPAWAEDKKLILRLLSGVEAVNSIVALLSVDFHALEQDARKEQQLRHKAGGSNVESILVSQLQHGLTLEFEHSDPLRRLRLTLSELLAIMSKVADSNGEFFLKSSELFESPVYLEEVADVLCILQAELPSLLPIVDVAEALLHVRNGDWFMCLLVANVPDSFSEVCRGLIKNGERQDEESVGGRRRTEALRQLCQMNPSQALNIRAMVVEECHLPGLGVALTLDYKPDTADEAVSPLVSYVSGLLLGTNGKVRTWFSMFIRNGQQRKRESSSVLWQMRRQLLLELVAILPRSRSTHVPNDGDVDDQGGSGYSGLREEHVVKASALLRLYCALMGIAGLRPTDEEAEQLLQLMTSRPPATPAGVRFVSLSFCKLLAFPTLVSTPEQEQLMVMWLSWMIKEEEYFESAAGVSASFGEMLLLVAMYFHSNQLSSIIELVCSTLGMKIAIKPSSLSKMKTIFTQEIFTEQVVTAHAVRVAVTNNLSANITGFLPIHCIYQLLRSRAFTKHKVSIKDWIYRQLCETDTPIHTQLIPLVDVYINSILTPASKANSEATNQPITEQEILSVYQVSSVQGDNSRSGRQHNSITTQLLILYYILSYEENLLASTKQLALMQKKPKSYSAALMDKIPIKYLVTQAQGLQQELGGLHSALLRLLAINYPHLCLVEDWVGEEEVTGTLPLLRKMMLPSNTCRYTQSQLHQAFQKLPSSSPRVMRILEQLTLLPPGDLIPYSESITASMALLLEPAVPRRVLQILNKLWMGLNTVMPRRLWVMTVNALQPSAKLLRQQTYTQNDLMVDPLIVLRCDHRVYRCPPLMDIVLHMLNGYLLASKAYLHSHLKETADFDRQSQTVSNLGVPGQPDTPEVTREELKNALLAAQDSAAVQILLEVCLQTSEEQRLGRNADSLLKGIGGPVPVKTEQRSLPPGGEGELRDAEPEGGLLSDLREVQCLICCLLHQMFIADPNIAKLVHFQGYPQALLPLTVSGIPSMHICLDFIPELLAQPQLEKQIFAIQLLSYLCIQYALPKSLSVARLTVSVMGTLLTVLTRAKRYAFFMPTLPCLVAFCQAFPPLYEDVTALLVQVGQVCASDVSTKARAVDPLIARLQYLKEKPQAASVEASTKLVLPQRTAEELGGSDTDVQICYCVEATFMDIISSTLHGL